The Candidatus Binataceae bacterium region GCGCAGGACCCGCGCACGGCGCGACTGTAGTCCCGTCACGCCGGCTATGGGAAAGGACCGGCGGCGGTTGCGGCGAGCGGTACTTCAATTCTCAGCTTATCCATCCCCGATCCTGGAATCTGAGCCTGAGCTGCTCGGCGATCTGGTCGGCGGTCGCCTTGGCCCTTCCCTGGAGTCCACTTCGGCCGCTCGCCTCGCTGTAGATTTTCGCTCCGCCAACCACGATTAGTCCGACCGGATTCGCCGTCGCGATTGCCACCGCGGCCGGCACTACCATCCCGGGCGCCTTGTTGCCGGAAGAAGTGAGCGTGCCGGAGCCCAGTTTGATCCAGCCCTGCTGGGTCACGGCGTAGCCCTCGACCACGGTATCCATTTCCGTGGTCCCCGCGCCGAAACCTACGACGAAGCGCTGAACCGCGCTGCCCGCGCCGCCGCCTGTGGCCGAGACGATATAGCCGCGGATTACCGCGTCGCCGACCTGCGGCGACGCCCCAGGCCCGGCCTGAACGGCGTTCATCCCCATCGCGTTGATGTCGTTAACCAGTTCCGAGGCGATAAGCGCGCCAAGCTGGCGGCCCTGTTCGACCTCGTCGGGAGTCGGCGGCGTGCTCGGTGCGCTCATCGAGGCGGCAATCGAAGAGTTAGCCGGCATGTCGGCCGGGTTGGCTACGAAATTGTACACCCAGATCTGATTTGGCCGCGGCAGCCCCTGGGCGACCATCGGGGTCTGCTGGGTCACGCTCGTCGAAGCGCATCCGACGATCAGGAACACGAACAATATCGGCGCCGTACTGCTGAGAAACTTCATCACACTCTCCCTTTGCGATCGTTTGGTCACACGCGGCAAAGCGGGGAAACCGCGCAGACACGACACGAATCAGTTATGTAGCTTTTGCCCGCTCGTCAACGGCCCGGTTATCGAAAGCTATTGAACTCGATGCCATGTTCGCGACCGCACAGCGCCGCGGCGCCGCGCGCTCCTGTGCGCGAGGGAACAAACTCTGCTAGGAAGGACACTGGGGCCCGGCGCTGGCCGGACGCACCCGGTCCTCGCGCGGAGGCGAGCTGTGATGAAGGCGATCGACGGCGACAGTCACTTCATGGAACCGATGGATCTGTTCGAGCGTTATATCGACCCGGCATTTCGCGAGCGCACGGTGAAGCTGATCCGCAATCCCGAGACCGGCAAGGCCGAGATGCTCGCCGACGGCAAACCGCTCAAGCTCCGCGATGTCGACCAGATCATGGGCATCCTGGTCGGATACGGCGAG contains the following coding sequences:
- a CDS encoding DUF4410 domain-containing protein; the encoded protein is MKFLSSTAPILFVFLIVGCASTSVTQQTPMVAQGLPRPNQIWVYNFVANPADMPANSSIAASMSAPSTPPTPDEVEQGRQLGALIASELVNDINAMGMNAVQAGPGASPQVGDAVIRGYIVSATGGGAGSAVQRFVVGFGAGTTEMDTVVEGYAVTQQGWIKLGSGTLTSSGNKAPGMVVPAAVAIATANPVGLIVVGGAKIYSEASGRSGLQGRAKATADQIAEQLRLRFQDRGWIS